In the Aedes albopictus strain Foshan unplaced genomic scaffold, AalbF5 HiC_scaffold_787, whole genome shotgun sequence genome, taagcgatctgcagagaaggataaaggacagttatttccaaaacatatgctgtatttgttcagtgttagttggcctttcaataaataaatttacttttaaaatcctaataacagatgtgaaataaattcaatttgattttgtatgagaacttattggacacggtgtacatacATGAAGTTACTAGTGGTTGAAGAACATAATAAATTGTAAGTGATTTTATGAACGTGTATTTTTGAAAGGTATTTTATGTATCGGatttgaagtatttttggaaaCTACAAACATGTACGAGTTCTAAAGATGATGAAGAAGAGCAAAACTAGCAATCAGAAAAGTATCTTAcaacactctccgtcatcaacgacGCTGAATCTTCGCTGTGTGACAACGTGAGGCTTGGGGATAGCTGTTAGATTTTACCGGAGCATTCAATAAGTAtaattggttcaattttacaattGGGGGAAGAAAAACAGATTATGAAAAAGAGAACAATAGTCGATGGTTAGTTTGGGCGGTAGATGTGATTAGCACAATCCAGTAGACAGAGCGTGTTATACATGTTATGAGAAATAATGCCAAGTACGGAACAATCGAAATGGGTTGACACAACCGCGTCAGCGTGAAAGTCACCATTTCGACGTGGATTATGAATAGTGAGTGCCAATTTGGGGGCGATTTTCGTTTTCAAGCCAAATCTACGATACGATTGAATTTTGAACCCGCCAGATTGGGCCATGGACAATTTCATTGTAACCTATGCACGGTTGAATGCGCGCGGCGTGATGATGATTACAGCGAGTGTCGGTTAGgaaatggcatttttttttgtcgTTACCTGGTCGATCGGACTCGGTGCTGGTTGAGCTCTTGTCGCCACTGTCCTTGCTCTGCTGGTGGTGCTTGTGGCGACGCCTTTGCGAGTGGCGCCTCGACGAGCCCGGTATGTGGACGCCAACGTAGACCGTGTGCGCTCGGTGACCTGTAACGAAACACGCATATTGGAAGTGAATGCACTTTCTGCTATCAGCGTGGTCTGAGTAGGTTAAGGTGTGTGGGGTTCGGCTGGGTTCAATGCCGCCAGTGTATTGCCACTAgctccagggccggatctaagggggggccaggggggcccgggccccgggcccccacattttaggggcccccacaaaaacatttttttgtttgcTAACATCAGCTTTATTttgcatattgctcaagtactgttcgaaaataaggaaaaacatttttggtcatctctccgaggggcctccacatccgctcgggccccgggcccccacaatccttaatccgggcctgactaGCTCTTACATGACCTTTACAAGGGACCTATGTTACAGTTGCGGGCCGTTCGTGAAACACAtagatcaaaatttggtcaacctcTATCTCCCATCGTAGACTTCTGGCCGGCCATACAAAAATTCGAAAATTCATCCCTAAAATCTTCATGGTTTGGAAAATATTtctgttttctttttctttttgtaaacaaGCAAGCCACTCAACAAAACTGCAAAAAAATCTGTTTTTGTTGAATATGACGCTTTGAAAAGTGGTAAAATTTATGTATGATTCAATATTAGCAGTGAAATAcgtgtttcaattataaattgaAGGGTAAAAAATGTGTTCATCAACATTCAATTAACATTACTCTAGGTATTAAAAAACACTGCTGGGACGCGCGTGGGAAAAAGTTGGACGAATTGCTGTAATCGATTTTGATCAACATCAAATCATGGGGGAATAAGTACGATGGTTATGTGCATGTTGGTCGGTTCAAGCAGGTTCAATTTGTAATCAATCTGTGCTGGTTTGTTTCGCTGGCTGGATTATGGCTGATTATGGCTTGCAAGGTATGCATATGATGAGAGATGGTAAATATGTAGAAGGTGATTGTTAATGGGAGAAAGAGGTAGACCCATCACGTTCGAATTGATTTATCGTTATCAACGCCAGGTGAACATGTAGGTAGACCTAATACAAATAGGTAGGCGAAGGCAAGGGTGTATGATAACAGGGTTATGTAAATAAAGAAGAGTGTTACTGGAATATTATTGAAATTAATCGTTTCGTTACGATAGGCCACCAGAGAtttcaattaaaattttcaaCACAGTTCAGCtgctacttcgtgattgactAGAATCAccggaattgcacagagaattAGTGTTGGTAGCAATCTCATAGGGTAGGAGCATCAGTTTTGGCCCGTCTTTTATTATGGCCATAGTGCgtccactttttttcaaaaatggttttcaaGTCTACTCCAAAAAGAATTGTTGACTTCTTCCAGCCAAATCTATTGAAATTAATTCTTTCAGCCGAATCTATTGGAATTAATAGATAGATCAAATACATTTAGtgtttccaacttttttttttaatttcaacaaaTCTTAATTACAATCaaacttgtcgaaaaaaattcTTTAGCACGAATTGAAAGACTTGCTCACCTGGTACAAACTCTCCGAACAACATATGCCAATAAATGAATGATGAATTATGAAACAATTAAATGAAAAAATCATATTTGTTTGAGAACACTCTAAGtctaatagggaagtggaaccatctcggcagggatcctattttgggcacttttctgctataactcagccaattctgaaccaattgacacaatttttggaacacgatgagatacgtatagtatctagccgtgtacaaaatttcaagtcaattggtttggaaatgactgagttatagcgaagagtgcccaaaataccgaccgctgcccaagtggttcgctaccctatacgTATTAAATTGGCTTATCCAAATCGGCATCATATGTACTTCgtatggttatttgcttctttgccacaaatgctgtaggaattgagcAAAGGTTATAATAATATATAATGTACAAAGTAGATCTTAACGTTATATTATGCTGCACAAGAACAAATCCGGAAACAATTTTCTAAAGCTACAGCTTATCCACAACACTTTTAGGCTAAACAAATATCTGCAAAAGCATGCTAAAAggtttgaaattggtcaaacatTTGAAAAGTTATCGGGCCCTAAAGTTAAAATTTgtagtaaaaagaaaaaaaaggaatTCTTATAAAACTCAAATTTGTGTGATTTTGGAACAATTTATTGTTCTACAACACGGGAAAAATTCGTTTCCGAAAACATAACGAAaaagtcataaaatcataaaatattccGCTTTATGATATCATGACTACACGTCATAAATTATgagtcataatatcatgacgaTAACGATGAATATCATAAATATTGTTTacacttttcataaaaaaaaaatcacggttgCCAAAGACGTTACGATAAACCGTTTTTTGTTTACCTTTATGAAAcattatgacgctgagtcatagaACCATACCGCTGAGTCATAGAcatatgacgctgagtcataaaaccataaaacagCGGCATGAAGGAATGCAACAAAACAAACGGGTGCGAGCTTTGTACTCTTTACAGAAACCTGTAAAGCCATTTGTTTTTCATACCCATTCCGAGTGGCTGTGTTTCGTGGTATTCATTAAATTAAAAAGTGTAATTTTCTTACAACTCTAAACTCATTAATTTTTAAGAACAATACTGCGGAGTGAGCACCCCGTTGAGGATCTTTTGCAGCAAAAGGGAAGGGCTTTTGTATTGCATGCAATATGCAGAATTGAGGCCTCCTAGAAAAGATATTCGTCTTCATTAACTATGTCGGCGCCTAATCAAATCACTAATTTGAGGATCAAAGGAGGATCGAACATAAATTATGCTACCGGAGCTAAGAACTACCAAAAAGTAATTGGAACtagaatcggttcagtacttaATAGTTAATTTAGTTTTATAGTATCTAGTTTCCATTTGATTGAAAGTGGTTTCCATATTTTTGGCGATGGAATCGAAATCATAAATGACAAGTACAAATATCATGAATGAGGCTTttaattagggaacgtccataaattacgtcacgctttaaggggggagggggggttcagaaaagtgtgacgacccttacaaaaattttagaggtctcatacaaaaagtgtgacataggggggagggggggttgaaaatgggcaatttttgcgtgacgtaatttatggacgttcccttacatACATTTTCGTTATACTTCTGCAGTACATGCGGCATGATTTCATGCcgcaaattttaaattattagcaCTTAATATAGATAACGTAACGTCGAAGCTATTTTACGGCAAAacgagtcatgatatcatgccgatTTTTTATGGTGTATTTCTATAACATTAAAACACACATTTATCGCATAATCATGACGCATTTGGCCAGTTTCGGGTTCTGGATTTGTACCCGTGaaataggtcctcctgcccaaatgcTCCCAGACCCCAACGGATCGTCCTCTCATGAATGAAGACGATGCCCCGTTACAATCCCCCTCTTCAACCTGACAAAGTTGAGAATTCATTAAAACAACAACATTTTCGACGAGTACTGTGTGCCTCATGTGATCAGTCGGACATcatcctgtcgatgggcaacgtcgagcccgaaaccggtcaacCTCAAAGGTTAATTTAAATCCTTTAAttttttgtaagaactataagtctTGTAttctgtctcgcgtcgcgttcttTAACGCATTCTCGAATTTCTGACGTAAGTAAACCTTGAGACATTAAAGTGCTATATCTATTCGGTTCTCTTTAAGCTTTCACTTATGGATGATCACACTCCATTGACCACGTTACACTCCGTGCAGGTGTATATGAGAAATACTAGAAGAAATACGAAAAATAAGATTTAAACGTGTTAATATCTTCGTCCGGAGAGCTGTGAGAGGTTATTCGATTCTCTCGCAATTCAATCACGACAGAAGATCTTTATGATATTATCTCCAGGTGATGTTTTAGCATTTGGCCAAATTTAATAAGTAGGTGTGACCTGTGATTATTTATTTATCCATCGTTCAAAACAATATCAAAATGACCAATTATTTTTATAAGCTTGGCGCCATTTATTGGCTAATAGTTGTCCATTGAATCACCGCACACAGACCGCAACAGACAAGTAGCTAACAGATTGTTGGTGGTAGGCGAGCACCGGTTACTGTTTGCCTAGTCGAGCGAATGGATTTGATTGTGCCATGGATGGAATGATTGTGTGACACCCTCGACATCGTCAGTGGACATTGACAAAGGAAATGAATTCTGTGGAAATCACCCGGCTGAAAGTGGCGTTGTAATCGAAACTTCGACTATCAATTCATAAATTGCTCGGCTAATGAATTGTTGAATTCAACAAATAAAGGCATGTACTTATTTGCCACTCAGAAATGCTGAAGCTATTACAAGTAGAAGACTgacggaattccagcaggaaggtAGTACCAGATGGAAAAGGAAGAGCAAAGGCACTTCAATAAAACAGGGGCATATAGGAACATAGAGATAAGCGCTACTTAGTACTGGGCGTTGGGGATGtttgagttcgattcccggtcggtccaggagttTTTGgtgatggaaatttccttgacttcttgggACATAGTGTATTTTCGTGCTACACGATATTAAATTGCAAAAtggtcaataggacagatcggtgaagtactagatttatagtaatgagctgaattttactatggtgagaaggccaattatccgtttctgcagtgaaatggtacaaaaagcgtgggtattatgattccttgcctaatttgatgctgtttgagcaaaactttgggcaatagtgttgttgttttctccatttcttgcaacataaacaatatagttatccgaagttttgctcaaacagcatcaaattagccaaggaatcataatacccacgctttttacaccatttcattgcagaaacggagaattgaccttctcaccatactaaaattcagctcattactacaaatctagtactacaccgaacgtgccccattggcacAGAAAACTCTTAGTAAATAATTATAGAGGTGCTTGCTCATAGAGGTCTAAAGCTGAGAAGCCGGCTTCGTCCCAGTTGTGATGCCACGCCACGAAGACTAAGAAAACTTCAAAAGATAAAGAAGAAGCCGCGCACCGGTTCCAATCGTTTGCGTTTGGCTTAATTGATTCGCATTCGGTGTGGAACGCGGTGGCGGTG is a window encoding:
- the LOC134284781 gene encoding sodium bicarbonate cotransporter 3-like, with product MDHGGVDDEAPIDPRLKSRTSFPEDPDYEGHRAHTVYVGVHIPGSSRRHSQRRRHKHHQQSKDSGDKSSTSTESDRPAIPKPHVVTQRRFSVVDDGEC